The bacterium nucleotide sequence TTTATCCTCCTTTTTGTGGGCATAATACTTGTCCTTTTAGCAAGAAGGGAGACAGGTCTTACTGTAAGCTTAAAAAATAGAAATGAGGCTTTTGATTATGCTGAGGCAGGGATAAATCAGGCTCTTTATGCGTTCCAGGCATTTGGCTCACATGGAGCATTTGCAGAACCAGATGGATATAGAATTGATTTTGAAAAGGGTTGGTTCACAAGAGAGGGATACCATGTAATAGTAACATGGATTGGCCAAAGACCTCCCTCTGGCTATCAACAAGGACCACAATTTCTAGCACATGGATCTTTTCAGGGTTTTTATTACCATGTTCGAGCAGAAGGGTTTAAAGGGAATATAAGGAGGGTTGTTCATCTTACTGTAGAGAGGGTATATCCAGTAGAAAAGTAGAATGAAGAAAATAGCTTTGCTTTTATTGGGCTTTCTTTTCCTTCCTTTGATAGGAGAGGCGAAGGAGGGAGAATGCAAAAATCCCATCTTTCTCTCTGCATTTGAGATAGACCCAAACCTCCTTATTCTTCTTGATAACTCAGACAGTATGAATGTTATTATGCAACCAGGTACAGAGGCAGGGTATACATATTCAGAAGGACAAAAGGAAGAGTATATATATAACCCAAATATAACCTATAGTGGGATTTTTACAAGTGAA carries:
- a CDS encoding pilus assembly PilX N-terminal domain-containing protein, with protein sequence MKKKGVALVLAISIIFILLFVGIILVLLARRETGLTVSLKNRNEAFDYAEAGINQALYAFQAFGSHGAFAEPDGYRIDFEKGWFTREGYHVIVTWIGQRPPSGYQQGPQFLAHGSFQGFYYHVRAEGFKGNIRRVVHLTVERVYPVEK